The Narcine bancroftii isolate sNarBan1 chromosome 6, sNarBan1.hap1, whole genome shotgun sequence genome window below encodes:
- the LOC138737355 gene encoding LOW QUALITY PROTEIN: rabphilin-3A-like (The sequence of the model RefSeq protein was modified relative to this genomic sequence to represent the inferred CDS: deleted 2 bases in 1 codon; substituted 1 base at 1 genomic stop codon) yields the protein MGSTEEERAIHQHGKFAAPSMGSSVPASHQQQQNDEDEETYDPDXPSTLGALEFSLIYYQVNNALHCTIVKAKGIKPMDSNGLADPYVKVHLLPAASKSNKLLTKSLRNTQNPVWNEQLTYHGITEDDMQRKTLRASVLDEDKFGHNEFIGETRVSLKKHKPNQLKNFNIYLERVVPIKQGFTTRSTRGMSLYEDEVEHSSEIEERRRILISILYNSQQGGLIVGTIYCVHLAAMDAHGYSDPFVQICLKPDMGKKAKKKTQIKKKTLNPEFNEEFFYEIKHSDLAKKTLELSVWNYDICKVNDYIGGIILGINVKEDCLKHWYECLKNKDKKNECLHTLYNANPIPSD from the exons ATGGGCTCAACGGAGGAAGAGAGAGCCATCCACCAGCATGGCAAGTTTGCTGCACCCAGCATGGGGTCCAGTGTGCCTGCCTCCCATCAACAGCAACAGAACGACGAGGACGAGGAGACTTATGATCCAGATTAACCCTCGACACTGGGAGCACTGGAGTTCAGTCTGATATATTACCAGGTTAATAATGCTTTGCACTGCACCATCGTAAAAGCAAAGGGGATAAAGCCCATGGACTCTAATGGCTTGGCTGATCCATATGTGAAAGTTCATCTACTGCCTGCAGCCAGCAAGTCAAACAAGCTGCTCACCAAAAGTCTGCGCAACACCCAAAACCCAGTGTGGAACGAACAGCTAACATACCATGGAATTACTGAGGATGATATGCAGAGGAAAACTCTCAGGGCCTCTGTCCTGGATGAAGACAAATTTGGTCACAATGAATTTATTGGAGAAACTAGGGTTTCTCTAAAAAAGCACAAACCTAATCAATTAAAGAACTTCAACATCTACCTGGAGAGAGTGGTACCGATAAAGCAAGGTTTTACAACTAGATCCACACGAGGAATGTCTCTCTATGAGGACGAGGTTGAACATAGTAGCGAAATCGAAGAGCGGAGACGAATCCTTATCTCCATCCTGTACAACAGTCAGCAGGGAGGCTTGATTGTGGGAACTATATATTGTGTTCATTTGGCTGCCATGGATGCCCATGGCTACTCTGATCCCTTTGTCCAAATCTGTCTCAAGCCTGACATGGGAAAAAaggcaaaa aaaaaaacacaGATCAAGAAAAAGACATTGAACCCAGAATTTAATGAAGAATTCTTCTATGAGATTAAGCATAGTGACCTGGCCAAGAAAACCTTGGAGCTCTCTGTGTGGAATTATGATATTTGCAAGGTCAATGATTATATTGGAGGTATTATTCTGGGCATTAATGTCAAAGAAGACTGCTTGAAGCACTGGTATGAGTGCCTGAAAAACAAGGATAAGAAGAATGAGTGCTTGCATACCCTGTACAATGCGAATCCCATTCCCAGTGACTGA